The following DNA comes from Phytohabitans rumicis.
GGGCAGCACGTGACCGGCGTGGACACCGGGGAGTACGTCGCGTTCGACCCGGTCAACCTCGGCGGGATCGGCGCGGTCACGCTCCGGTACGCCAGCGGCGCGACCGCCACCGCGGGCACCCCGCGGGCCACGGTCGAGCTGCGGTCCGGCTCGCCGACCGGCCCGGTGGTGGCCACGGCGACGCTCAACGCCACCAGCGGCACGAACTCCTGGGCCAGCCAGAGCATCCCGGTCAGCTACCCGGCCGGCACGCAGCAGCTCTACCTGGTGTTCACCGCGGTGTCGGGCGGCCCGACCACCAACCTGGTCAACCTGAACTGGGTTGAGTTCGGCGCGGCCGCGCCGTAACGCACAGACGTGGCGGGTAGGGGCGGACGCCGACCGGCCCTACCCGCCACAGCCCCGTCCGCCTCGCCGGTCGAGCCCGGGACGGCGTCGTTGCCGCCGAACTTCGGCGCTGTCGCGGTGGTGCCATCTCGCTCGGCGGGTGGACGGGGCCCAATGGTTGTGAAATTGGCGCGGTGTGCCCGATTCGCACCAGACGCTGGTATCAATCAAGGGGGAGGTCAACATGGCGACTGGCATTTGGCTCGTGGGCGCGCGCGGCTCGGTCGCCGTGACGAGCATGGTGGGCGCGACGGCACTGCGGGCGGGGCTCGCCGAGCCGACCGGCTGCGTGACGGAGCTGTCCCAACTGCGCAGCCCCGCGCTGCCCGCCCTCGGCGACCTGGTCTTCGGCGGCCACGACCCGGTCGCCACGCCGCTGGCCAAGAAGGCCGACGCGCTCGCCGCCGCCGGCGTGGTCCCGGCGCGGCTGGTCGCCGCGCTGTCCGACGAGCTGGCGGCCATGGAGCCGGAGGTACGCCCGGTGCCGGCCGCCCCGAGCCAGCGGGAGACCGCGGCCATCATCGCCAGCGACATCGCGGCCTTCCGGCAGCGCCATGGGCTGGAGCGCGTCGTTGTAGTGAACGTGTCCTCGACCGAGCCGGCCGCGCCCCCGCATCCGGCCCACGCCGACCCCGACGCGCTCGAGCGCGCCCTCGCGGGGCCCGACCCGGTGCTACCGTCCAGTTCCCTGTACGCGTACGCCGCCTTCACCACCGGCTGCTCCTACGTGGACTTCACCCCGTCGACCGGCGCCCGCCTGCCGGCGTTGGACGCGCTCGCGCACCGGCACGCCGTGCCGTACGCCGGGCACGACGGCAAGACCGGGGAGACGCTGGTGAAGTCGGTGCTCGCCCCGATGTTCGCGATGCGGAACCTGCGGGTGCGGACCTGGTCGGGCACCAACCTGCTGGGCGGCGGCGACGGCGCCAACCTCGCCGAGCCGGGCGCCAACGCGGCCAAGTCGAGCAGCAAGCAGCGTGTCCTGGGCGAGACGCTCGGGTACGAGCCGCAGGGCACCACCCGGATCGAGTACGTCGACGACATCGGCGACTTCAAGACCGCCTGGGACCTGATCACGTTCTCCGGCTTCCTCGGCACCGCGATGCGAATGGAGTTCACCTGGCACGGCTGCGACTCGGCCCTCGCCGCGCCGCTCGTACTGGACCTGGCCCGGCTGACCGCCGCCGCCCACCGGGCCGGGCGCACCGGCCCGCTGCCCGAGCTGGCGTTTTTCTTCAAGGATCCACTCGGGACCGTGCCGCATTCGCTGCCCGAGCAGTGGGCCGCGCTGAGCGCGTTCGTGCGTGGACTGTCCTCGTGAGACTCGCCGATCTGGTACGCCTCGTCCGGGCGCCCGCCGCGCTCTCCGTACCAGGGGATGTCGTGGCGGGTGCGGCCGCGGCCGGCGATCTGGGCCCGCGCACGGCGGGCCTGGCCGCCGCGTCGGTGTGCCTGTACTGGTCCGGCATGGCCGCCAACGACTGGGCCGACCGCGAACTGGACGCCGTCGAGC
Coding sequences within:
- a CDS encoding inositol-3-phosphate synthase; the protein is MATGIWLVGARGSVAVTSMVGATALRAGLAEPTGCVTELSQLRSPALPALGDLVFGGHDPVATPLAKKADALAAAGVVPARLVAALSDELAAMEPEVRPVPAAPSQRETAAIIASDIAAFRQRHGLERVVVVNVSSTEPAAPPHPAHADPDALERALAGPDPVLPSSSLYAYAAFTTGCSYVDFTPSTGARLPALDALAHRHAVPYAGHDGKTGETLVKSVLAPMFAMRNLRVRTWSGTNLLGGGDGANLAEPGANAAKSSSKQRVLGETLGYEPQGTTRIEYVDDIGDFKTAWDLITFSGFLGTAMRMEFTWHGCDSALAAPLVLDLARLTAAAHRAGRTGPLPELAFFFKDPLGTVPHSLPEQWAALSAFVRGLSS